The Brassica oleracea var. oleracea cultivar TO1000 chromosome C6, BOL, whole genome shotgun sequence genome includes a region encoding these proteins:
- the LOC106300574 gene encoding reticulon-like protein B6 yields the protein MAEESEKPVHGEESLMEKIAEKIHDSSSSSDSDHEKPESPSALKAKIYRLFGREKPVHKVLGGGLPADVFLWRDKKLSAAVLGVATAIWVLFELVEYHLLSLACHILIFSLAAMFLWSNAHAFMKKSPPKIPEVHVKEEHFLLIASALRNELNQAFVILRSIALGRDLKKFLMVVVGLWIISVVGNWFNFLTLVYICFVVLHTVPMLYEKHEDKVDPVAEKTLKELKKHYMVFDEKVLSKIPLASLKAKLG from the exons ATGGCGGAAGAATCGGAGAAACCTGTTCACGGGGAAGAGTCTCTGATGGAGAAGATAGCTGAGAAGATCCACGATTCATCGTCGTCGTCGGACTCTGACCACGAGAAGCCGGAGTCTCCGTCGGCTTTGAAGGCGAAGATATACCGCTTGTTTGGGAGGGAGAAGCCTGTTCACAAGGTTCTCGGTGGTGGCTTGC CCGCAGATGTGTTCTTGTGGAGGGACAAAAAGCTCTCGGCCGCTGTTCTTGGTGTAGCCACTGCCATTTGGGTTCTGTTCGAGTTAGTTGAGTATCATTTGCTGAGTCTTGCGTGTCACATTTTGATATTCTCCCTCGCAGCCATGTTTTTATGGTCTAATGCTCATGCCTTTATGAAAAA GTCTCCTCCTAAAATTCCTGAGGTCCATGTTAAAGAGGAACATTTCCTTTTGATTGCTTCTGCACTGAGAAACGAGCTGAACCAGGCCTTCGTTATCCTAAGGAGCATTGCGTTAGGAAGAGACTTGAAGAAGTTTTTGATG GTGGTTGTTGGGCTGTGGATAATATCTGTTGTTGGCAACTGGTTCAACTTCTTGACCCTTGTCTACATAT GTTTTGTGGTGCTGCATACAGTACCGATGCTGTATGAGAAACACGAGGACAAGGTGGATCCAGTGGCAGAGAAGACGTTGAAGGAGCTGAAGAAACATTACATGGTTTTCGATGAGAAAGTTCTTTCTAAGATCCCTCTTGCTTCCCTCAAAGCAAAGTTGGGTTAG
- the LOC106300573 gene encoding golgin candidate 3-like isoform X2, which yields MWSSIENLKENLNKIALDVHEDYYEEDEEALHSYGLANNVGGRRSSRSASRYQISSGIESPAHHEIERYKAEIKKLQEFESDIKALSVNYAALLRDKEDKISRLNQENGLLKQSLTSTSAALKEARTSIFRKSNNNAIKGNNDQSPNRLQKSVSLSKGRGLMSNGKGKDTDSKLKEKDLADMLEDRTKSLAAVQAKELAKEREKFRELQLSLQEERKRSESFKEELECLRLDKNKTSLEISKVHSELDAKLLEINHLQMKLNDQQSHAVGTAMEHLKEVNKALEKENSELKLKRTELEAAWEESRRPNSSKVFPDTTEALTRYPSSLDKETEKEEMEQSLQRLETDLKDAQRERDKARKELKRLKQHLLEKEMEESEKMDEDSQLIEELRQTNQYQRSQISQLEKTLKEAMSSQEDNRMSNDNQIRNLKETIDDLNQKLTNCLRTIESKNVELLNLQTALGQYYAEIEAKEHFERELAVAKDELTKLYGRLKDADERLESSNKEKEDITSKLLQAEKVAAEWKNRVSKVEEDNAKVRRVLEQSMTRLNRMSMESDNLVDRRIVVKLLVTYFQKNHSKEVLDLMVRMLGFSEEDKERIGVAQQGGGKGVVRGVLGFPGRFVGGILGGKTAGSHANAASDNHSFADLWVDFLLKDAEERERREAEEAAAAATEAKQDSEKTRQDGSLSDSEYSTVPLRSSDSNQRLSRVLP from the exons ATGTGGAGTTCGATTGAGAATTTGAAGGAGAACTTGAACAAAATCGCGCTCGATGTGCACGAAGACTACTACGAAGAAGATGAAGAGGCTCTTCACAGTTACGGTTTAGCTAATAATGTCGGTGGTCGGAGGAGCTCCAGGTCAGCTTCGAGGTATCAGATCTCCAGTGGAATCGAATCGCCTGCTCATCACGAG ATTGAGAGGTATAAGGCAGAGATTAAGAAGCTTCAGGAGTTTGAATCAGATATCAAAGCTTTATCAGTTAATTACGCAGCTCTTTTAAGAGATAAAGAG GATAAGATCTCCAGATTGAACCAGGAGAATGGCTTATTGAAACAAAGTCTTACCTCTACTAGTGCTGCCTTGAAAGAGGCCAGAACTAGTATTTTCAGGAAATCAAACAATAATGCTATCAAG GGAAACAACGATCAGTCACCTAACAGGCTTCAAAAATCTGTGTCACTTTCAAAAGGTCGAGGCCTTATGTCCAATGGAAAAGGGAAGGACACTGATTCAAAACTAAAGGAAAAG GACCTTGCTGATATGCTAGAAGATAGAACAAAATCACTGGCAGCTGTTCAAGCTAAAGAACTTGCCAAAGAGCGTGAAAAATTCAGAGAATTGCAGCTTTCCCTGCAGG AGGAGCGGAAACGGAGTGAATCTTTCAAGGAGGAACTCGAGTGTCTGAGGTTAGATAAGAACAAA ACCTCGTTGGAGATTAGCAAAGTGCATAGTGAACTGGATGCAAAATTACTTGAAATCAATCACTTGCAGATGAAGTTGAATGATCAGCAGAGCCATGCTGTTGGAACTGCCATGGAACATCTAAAAGAAGTTAACAAAGCACTAGAGAAGGAAAACAGCGAGCTTAAG TTGAAACGAACTGAGCTAGAAGCTGCTTGGGAAGAAAGCAGGAGGCCGAACAGTAGCAAAGTCTTCCCAGACACCACAGAGGCTCTGACTAGATATCCTAGTAGTTTGGACAAG GAAACTGAAAAAGAAGAAATGGAGCAATCCCTGCAGAGGTTGGAAACGGATTTGAAGGACGCACAAAGAGAGAGGGATAAAGCACGGAAAGAACTAAAACGCCTCAAACAACACTTGCTAGAAAAG GAAATGGAAGAGTCTGAGAAAATGGATGAAGATAGCCAATTGATTGAAGAACTCCGCCAGACTAATCAATATCAAAGGTCCCAGATATCACAGTTGGAGAAAACACTTAAGGAGGCAATGTCTAGTCAGGAGGATAACAGGATGAGCAATGACAATCAAATCCGGAACTTAAAAGAAACAATTGATGACTTGAATCAAAAACTTACAAATTGTTTGAGAACAATCGAGTCCAAGAATGTTGAACTTCTAAATCTTCAAACAGCTCTTGGCCAGTACTATGCTGAAATCGAAGCTAAG GAACATTTTGAACGAGAGCTTGCGGTTGCTAAAGATGAGCTGACGAAGCTTTATGGTCGTTTGAAA GATGCAGATGAGCGATTGGAGTCATCAAACAAAGAAAAGGAAGATATCACATCCAAACTGTTGCAAGCTGAGAAGGTTGCGGCTGAATGGAAAAACAGAGTAAGCAAGGTTGAAGAAGACAATGCAAAAGTGCGCCGTGTTCTTGAGCAAAGCATGACGAGGCTAAATAGAATGTCAATGGAGTCGGATAATCTCGTTGATAG GCGTATCGTTGTTAAGTTACTGGTTACGTACTTCCAGAAGAATCATAGCAAAGAG GTGTTGGACCTCATGGTTAGGATGCTGGGATTTTCAGAGGAAGATAAAGAGCGGATTGGAGTGGCACAACAAGGAGGCGGTAAAGGTGTTGTAAGAGGCGTTTTGGGCTTTCCTGGTCGCTTCGTTGGTGGAATATTGGGTGGGAAAACCGCAGGTTCACATGCCAATGCGGCTTCTGATAACCAC TCTTTTGCGGATTTATGGGTGGATTTTTTACTGAAAGACGCAGAAGAGCGAGAAAGAAGAGAAGCAGAAGAGGCAGCAGCAGCAGCAACCGAAGCTAAGCAAGATTCGGAGAAGACAAGACAAGACGGTTCTTTGTCTGATTCGGAGTACTCCACGGTGCCTCTTAGATCATCGGACAGTAATCAACGGCTCTCGAGAGTACTTCCGTAA
- the LOC106296419 gene encoding proline iminopeptidase: MLAIHALLTPIPRRRITIPKLTPFILSPSKSFGLISFHLRRRSHRVITSMAGSGPVSTPEHVTEKWFSVPELRLRNHRFSVPLDYSKPSPRITVFAREIVAVGKEEQSLPYLLYLQGGPGFEGPRPSEAGGWIQRACEEFRVILLDQRGTGLSTPLTSSSMLQFKSASDLADYLAHFRADNIVNDAEFIRVRLVPNADPWTILGQSFGGFCALTYLSFAPQGLKQVLITGGIPPIGKSCTADDVYDAGFEQVVRQNEKYYKRFPEDVEIVRELVNYLAESEGGGVPLPSGGILTPHGLQTLGLSGLGSSTGFERLHYMLERVWDPILVPGSPKRISHFFLNTFETWHSFDTNPLYALLHEAIYCEGASSRWSAHKLREKVECKFDAIRAAKEGQNVLFTGEMIFPWMFDEIHALKPFKAAADLLAKKEDWPPLYDPATLKTNKVPVAAAVYYEDMYVNFKLVMETASQISGIRLWVTNEYMHSGLRDAGRQILDHLLGMINGKKPLF, translated from the exons ATGTTGGCCATTCACGCGCTGCTGACTCCGATTCCTAGGAGGAGGATAACGATTCCAAAGTTGACTCCTTTCATACTCTCTCCATCAAAATCCTTTGGTCTAATCAGTTTCCACCTTCGCCGGAGATCTCATCGAGTAATCACTTCCATGGCTGGATCAGGACCCGTCTCCACGCCGGAGCACGTAACAGAGAAGTGGTTTTCCGTGCCGGAGCTCCGGTTGCGTAACCATCGCTTCTCAGTCCCTCTCGATTACTCCAAACCTTCTCCCAGAATCACCGTCTTCGCTCGAGAAATCGTCGCCG TTGGGAAAGAGGAGCAGTCGTTGCCGTATCTATTGTACTTACAGGGCGGTCCTGGATTCGAAGGTCCAAGACCTAGCGAAGCTGGTGGATGGATACAACGAGCTTGTGAAGAGTTTCGCGTCATCTTACTCGATCAA AGAGGAACAGGCTTGTCAACTCCTTTGACGTCTTCCTCTATGCTTCAGTTCAAATCAGCTAGTGATTTAGCTGATTACTTGGCTCACTTCCGAGCTGATAATATAGTCAATGATGCTGAGTTTATTAGAGTTCGTCTTGTTCCTAATGCTGATCCTTGGACTATTTTGGGTCAG AGTTTTGGTGGCTTCTGTGCGTTGACTTATCTGAGCTTTGCGCCTCAAGGACTGAAACAAGTGCTGATAACCGGAGGAATCCCACCGATTGGCAAATCATGCACAGCGGATGATGTGTATGACGCTGGTTTTGAGCAAGTTGTTCGTCAGAACGAGAAGTACTACAAGAGGTTCCCTGAAGACGTTGAGATTGTTCGTGAACTTGTGAATTACTTGGCTGAATCTGAAGGCGGAGGG GTACCTCTTCCATCAGGAGGCATCCTCACCCCCCATGGTCTTCAGACTCTTGGTCTTTCTGGTTTAGGATCAAGTACTGGTTTTGAGCGCCTGCATTACAT GTTGGAGAGAGTATGGGATCCTATTTTAGTTCCTGGATCACCTAAGCGCATTAGTCACTTCTTCTTAAACACT TTCGAGACTTGGCATTCTTTTGATACAAACCCACTCTACGCCCTTCTCCACGAGGCTATATACTGCGAG GGTGCTTCATCAAGATGGTCTGCTCATAAATTACGAGAAAAAGTTGAGTGCAAATTCGATGCAATTAGAGCAGCCAAAGAAGGCCAAAATGTACTCTTCACTGGAGAG ATGATATTTCCATGGATGTTTGATGAGATTCATGCGTTGAAACCATTCAAAGCTGCCGCAGATCTCTTGGCCAAGAAAGAGGACTGGCCTCCATTATACGATCCTGCTACATTAAAAACCAACAAG GTGCCTGTTGCTGCGGCTGTATACTATGAAGACATGTACGTAAACTTCAAGCTAGTGATGGAAACAGCTTCTCAGATTTCGGGTATTAGGCTTTGGGTAACGAACGAGTATATGCACTCGGGTCTTCGTGATGCTGGAAGACAGATTCTTGATCATTTGTTGGGAATGATCAATGGGAAAAAGCCTCTCTTTTGA
- the LOC106300573 gene encoding golgin candidate 3-like isoform X1 has translation MWSSIENLKENLNKIALDVHEDYYEEDEEALHSYGLANNVGGRRSSRSASRYQISSGIESPAHHEIERYKAEIKKLQEFESDIKALSVNYAALLRDKEDKISRLNQENGLLKQSLTSTSAALKEARTSIFRKSNNNAIKGNNDQSPNRLQKSVSLSKGRGLMSNGKGKDTDSKLKEKDLADMLEDRTKSLAAVQAKELAKEREKFRELQLSLQEERKRSESFKEELECLRLDKNKTSLEISKVHSELDAKLLEINHLQMKLNDQQSHAVGTAMEHLKEVNKALEKENSELKLKRTELEAAWEESRRPNSSKVFPDTTEALTRYPSSLDKKETEKEEMEQSLQRLETDLKDAQRERDKARKELKRLKQHLLEKEMEESEKMDEDSQLIEELRQTNQYQRSQISQLEKTLKEAMSSQEDNRMSNDNQIRNLKETIDDLNQKLTNCLRTIESKNVELLNLQTALGQYYAEIEAKEHFERELAVAKDELTKLYGRLKDADERLESSNKEKEDITSKLLQAEKVAAEWKNRVSKVEEDNAKVRRVLEQSMTRLNRMSMESDNLVDRRIVVKLLVTYFQKNHSKEVLDLMVRMLGFSEEDKERIGVAQQGGGKGVVRGVLGFPGRFVGGILGGKTAGSHANAASDNHSFADLWVDFLLKDAEERERREAEEAAAAATEAKQDSEKTRQDGSLSDSEYSTVPLRSSDSNQRLSRVLP, from the exons ATGTGGAGTTCGATTGAGAATTTGAAGGAGAACTTGAACAAAATCGCGCTCGATGTGCACGAAGACTACTACGAAGAAGATGAAGAGGCTCTTCACAGTTACGGTTTAGCTAATAATGTCGGTGGTCGGAGGAGCTCCAGGTCAGCTTCGAGGTATCAGATCTCCAGTGGAATCGAATCGCCTGCTCATCACGAG ATTGAGAGGTATAAGGCAGAGATTAAGAAGCTTCAGGAGTTTGAATCAGATATCAAAGCTTTATCAGTTAATTACGCAGCTCTTTTAAGAGATAAAGAG GATAAGATCTCCAGATTGAACCAGGAGAATGGCTTATTGAAACAAAGTCTTACCTCTACTAGTGCTGCCTTGAAAGAGGCCAGAACTAGTATTTTCAGGAAATCAAACAATAATGCTATCAAG GGAAACAACGATCAGTCACCTAACAGGCTTCAAAAATCTGTGTCACTTTCAAAAGGTCGAGGCCTTATGTCCAATGGAAAAGGGAAGGACACTGATTCAAAACTAAAGGAAAAG GACCTTGCTGATATGCTAGAAGATAGAACAAAATCACTGGCAGCTGTTCAAGCTAAAGAACTTGCCAAAGAGCGTGAAAAATTCAGAGAATTGCAGCTTTCCCTGCAGG AGGAGCGGAAACGGAGTGAATCTTTCAAGGAGGAACTCGAGTGTCTGAGGTTAGATAAGAACAAA ACCTCGTTGGAGATTAGCAAAGTGCATAGTGAACTGGATGCAAAATTACTTGAAATCAATCACTTGCAGATGAAGTTGAATGATCAGCAGAGCCATGCTGTTGGAACTGCCATGGAACATCTAAAAGAAGTTAACAAAGCACTAGAGAAGGAAAACAGCGAGCTTAAG TTGAAACGAACTGAGCTAGAAGCTGCTTGGGAAGAAAGCAGGAGGCCGAACAGTAGCAAAGTCTTCCCAGACACCACAGAGGCTCTGACTAGATATCCTAGTAGTTTGGACAAG AAGGAAACTGAAAAAGAAGAAATGGAGCAATCCCTGCAGAGGTTGGAAACGGATTTGAAGGACGCACAAAGAGAGAGGGATAAAGCACGGAAAGAACTAAAACGCCTCAAACAACACTTGCTAGAAAAG GAAATGGAAGAGTCTGAGAAAATGGATGAAGATAGCCAATTGATTGAAGAACTCCGCCAGACTAATCAATATCAAAGGTCCCAGATATCACAGTTGGAGAAAACACTTAAGGAGGCAATGTCTAGTCAGGAGGATAACAGGATGAGCAATGACAATCAAATCCGGAACTTAAAAGAAACAATTGATGACTTGAATCAAAAACTTACAAATTGTTTGAGAACAATCGAGTCCAAGAATGTTGAACTTCTAAATCTTCAAACAGCTCTTGGCCAGTACTATGCTGAAATCGAAGCTAAG GAACATTTTGAACGAGAGCTTGCGGTTGCTAAAGATGAGCTGACGAAGCTTTATGGTCGTTTGAAA GATGCAGATGAGCGATTGGAGTCATCAAACAAAGAAAAGGAAGATATCACATCCAAACTGTTGCAAGCTGAGAAGGTTGCGGCTGAATGGAAAAACAGAGTAAGCAAGGTTGAAGAAGACAATGCAAAAGTGCGCCGTGTTCTTGAGCAAAGCATGACGAGGCTAAATAGAATGTCAATGGAGTCGGATAATCTCGTTGATAG GCGTATCGTTGTTAAGTTACTGGTTACGTACTTCCAGAAGAATCATAGCAAAGAG GTGTTGGACCTCATGGTTAGGATGCTGGGATTTTCAGAGGAAGATAAAGAGCGGATTGGAGTGGCACAACAAGGAGGCGGTAAAGGTGTTGTAAGAGGCGTTTTGGGCTTTCCTGGTCGCTTCGTTGGTGGAATATTGGGTGGGAAAACCGCAGGTTCACATGCCAATGCGGCTTCTGATAACCAC TCTTTTGCGGATTTATGGGTGGATTTTTTACTGAAAGACGCAGAAGAGCGAGAAAGAAGAGAAGCAGAAGAGGCAGCAGCAGCAGCAACCGAAGCTAAGCAAGATTCGGAGAAGACAAGACAAGACGGTTCTTTGTCTGATTCGGAGTACTCCACGGTGCCTCTTAGATCATCGGACAGTAATCAACGGCTCTCGAGAGTACTTCCGTAA
- the LOC106300808 gene encoding delta(8)-fatty-acid desaturase 1, with protein MAEENEKKYITNEDLKSHNKPGDLWIAIQGKVYNVSDWIKSHPGGDAVILNLVGQDVTDAFIAFHPGTAWHHLDDLFTGYHVRDFQVSEVSRDYRRMAAEFRKLGLFENKGHVTLYTLAFVAAMFAAVLYGVLACTSILAHQIAAAILGLLWIQSAYIGHDSGHYVIMTNKSFNRFAQLLSGNCLTGISIAWWKWTHNAHHLACNSLDYDPDLQHIPVFAVSTKFFTSMTSRFYDRKLAFDPLARLLISYQHFTYYPVMCFGRINLFIQTLLLLFSKREVTDRALNFAGILVFWTWFPLLVSCLPTWPERFFFVFTSFSVTALQHIQFTLNHFAADVYMGPPTGGDWFEKQAAGTLDISCSSYMDWFFGGLQFQLEHHLFPRLPRCHLRKVAPVVQELCKKHNLPYRSLSWWEANVWTIRTLKKAAYQARDAANPVVKNLVWEALNTHG; from the coding sequence ATGGCGGAAGAGAACGAGAAAAAGTACATTACGAACGAAGATCTCAAAAGCCACAACAAACCCGGAGATCTATGGATCGCGATCCAAGGCAAAGTCTACAACGTCTCCGATTGGATCAAATCCCACCCCGGAGGCGACGCGGTGATCCTCAACCTCGTCGGCCAAGACGTAACCGACGCGTTCATCGCGTTCCACCCCGGAACCGCGTGGCACCACCTCGACGACCTCTTCACCGGCTACCACGTCAGAGACTTCCAAGTCTCGGAGGTCTCCCGTGATTACCGCCGCATGGCCGCGGAGTTTCGCAAACTCGGCCTCTTCGAAAACAAAGGCCACGTCACTCTCTACACCTTAGCCTTCGTCGCCGCCATGTTCGCCGCCGTTCTCTACGGCGTTCTGGCCTGTACTTCGATCCTCGCTCACCAGATCGCCGCCGCGATACTCGGACTCCTCTGGATCCAGAGCGCGTACATAGGCCACGACTCTGGCCATTACGTCATCATGACGAACAAATCGTTCAACAGATTCGCTCAGCTCCTCTCCGGCAACTGCCTAACGGGAATCTCGATCGCGTGGTGGAAATGGACTCACAACGCGCACCACCTCGCGTGCAACAGCCTCGATTACGATCCGGATCTGCAGCACATCCCTGTGTTCGCAGTCTCCACCAAGTTCTTCACCTCCATGACTTCGCGGTTCTACGATAGGAAACTCGCTTTCGATCCCTTGGCGAGGCTCTTGATCAGCTACCAGCACTTCACTTACTACCCGGTCATGTGCTTCGGGAGAATCAATCTGTTTATACAAACGCTCCTCCTCCTCTTCTCCAAACGCGAGGTCACGGATCGTGCCCTCAACTTCGCAGGAATCTTGGTGTTCTGGACTTGGTTCCCGCTCTTGGTTTCCTGCTTACCGACTTGGCCTGAGAGATTCTTCTTCGTCTTCACTAGCTTCAGTGTTACGGCGCTTCAGCATATTCAATTCACGCTTAATCATTTCGCTGCTGATGTATACATGGGCCCACCCACGGGAGGCGACTGGTTCGAGAAGCAAGCTGCAGGGACGTTGGACATCTCGTGTAGTTCGTATATGGATTGGTTCTTCGGTGGGTTGCAGTTTCAGCTCGAGCACCACTTGTTCCCGAGGCTGCCGCGTTGTCATCTACGGAAAGTGGCTCCGGTGGTTCAGGAGCTTTGCAAGAAGCATAACCTTCCGTATAGGAGTCTCTCGTGGTGGGAGGCGAATGTGTGGACTATTAGGACGTTGAAGAAAGCTGCTTATCAGGCTAGAGACGCGGCTAATCCTGTGGTTAAGAACTTGGTTTGGGAAGCTTTGAATACTCATGGCTAA